One segment of Candidatus Bathyarchaeota archaeon DNA contains the following:
- a CDS encoding alcohol dehydrogenase: MRVAMYYNNKDIRIEEMPKPKIGPNELLVKTMACGICGSDVMEWYRIKKAPRVLGHEMTGEIGEIGDNVKDFKVGDRVFVSHHVPCNKCLYCLDGQHTVCEILHNTNLDPGGFSEFVRVPKINVECGTFSLPNEISFEDGTFIEPLGCVVRGQRRANIKSNHTVLVIGSGISGLLHIKLACAKGVERVIATDINEYRMNAAKKSGADVVINARHDVSARVKEANEGRLADRIIVCTGAVSAIKQALKSIDAGGTILFFAPTEPGVDIFLPFNEFWSSQTTLTTTYAAAPNDLERAIELIRSRKVNVHDMITHRLSLAEISKGFQLVADANESIKVIIKPRKEIEFD; encoded by the coding sequence ATGCGAGTAGCGATGTATTACAACAATAAGGACATTAGAATAGAGGAGATGCCAAAACCGAAAATTGGTCCCAATGAATTGCTGGTAAAAACTATGGCCTGTGGCATCTGTGGCAGCGATGTGATGGAGTGGTATCGCATCAAGAAGGCGCCGAGAGTCCTAGGACATGAGATGACTGGAGAAATTGGAGAAATTGGAGATAATGTGAAAGATTTCAAAGTTGGGGATAGAGTTTTTGTATCCCATCATGTTCCCTGTAATAAGTGCCTATATTGTTTAGATGGTCAACATACTGTATGCGAAATTTTACACAATACGAACCTTGATCCCGGTGGGTTCTCTGAATTTGTTCGTGTGCCAAAGATAAATGTTGAATGTGGAACATTTTCGTTACCTAATGAAATATCTTTCGAGGATGGAACTTTTATCGAGCCTTTAGGCTGTGTTGTAAGAGGACAAAGAAGAGCAAACATAAAATCAAATCATACTGTTCTCGTCATAGGCAGCGGTATCTCCGGATTACTTCACATAAAGCTTGCCTGTGCTAAAGGCGTTGAAAGAGTAATCGCAACTGATATCAACGAATACCGTATGAATGCGGCAAAGAAATCTGGAGCAGACGTTGTGATCAATGCTAGGCATGATGTATCCGCCCGTGTAAAAGAAGCTAACGAAGGCAGACTCGCTGATCGTATTATTGTCTGTACAGGAGCCGTATCAGCTATCAAACAGGCTTTGAAATCTATAGATGCTGGAGGCACTATTCTTTTCTTTGCGCCTACCGAGCCTGGAGTCGATATTTTTCTACCCTTCAATGAGTTTTGGAGTAGTCAGACAACTTTAACGACTACCTATGCTGCTGCTCCTAATGATCTCGAAAGAGCGATAGAATTGATTCGTTCTCGCAAAGTGAATGTACATGATATGATAACACATCGATTGAGTTTGGCGGAAATAAGTAAGGGCTTCCAGCTTGTTGCAGATGCGAATGAATCCATCAAAGTGATAATAAAACCACGGAAAGAGATTGAGTTCGATTGA
- the lsrF gene encoding 3-hydroxy-5-phosphonooxypentane-2,4-dione thiolase, with amino-acid sequence MSWGIKNRLARLIQPDGHCLFLPIDHGYFQGPTTKLEKPGETVKPLLPYCDAIFVTRGVLRSCIDPNSKTPIILRVSGGTSIVGEDLANEGITTSLKEAIRLNASAVGLSIFVGSKYEHQTLLNLARLVDEAEEYGIPVMAVTAVGKELGKREARYLALSCRIAAELGARVVKTYWCENFEKVVEGCPVPVVMAGGPKVGTELEVFEFVYDGIQKGAIGVNLGRNVWKNDYPIAMIKSIRAVVHENATAKEANELFESLKKEETG; translated from the coding sequence ATGAGTTGGGGAATTAAGAACCGTTTGGCACGGCTAATACAACCTGATGGTCATTGCTTGTTTTTGCCTATAGATCACGGATATTTTCAAGGACCTACTACAAAATTAGAAAAGCCAGGCGAAACTGTCAAACCACTTCTCCCTTATTGCGATGCGATTTTTGTCACGAGAGGCGTATTGCGTTCATGTATAGATCCGAATAGTAAAACACCCATCATTCTAAGAGTATCTGGTGGTACAAGTATTGTTGGAGAAGATCTGGCCAATGAAGGAATAACCACATCTCTAAAAGAAGCTATACGTCTTAATGCGTCAGCCGTAGGTCTTTCTATCTTTGTTGGCAGCAAATATGAACATCAGACATTATTAAATCTTGCAAGACTCGTTGATGAGGCTGAAGAATATGGAATTCCTGTAATGGCGGTTACTGCCGTAGGTAAGGAGTTGGGAAAAAGAGAAGCCCGTTATCTTGCTTTATCCTGTAGAATTGCTGCTGAACTGGGTGCCAGAGTAGTAAAAACTTACTGGTGTGAAAACTTTGAAAAGGTTGTAGAGGGTTGCCCTGTTCCAGTCGTTATGGCGGGTGGACCTAAAGTAGGCACGGAACTTGAGGTATTCGAATTTGTTTATGATGGTATTCAGAAAGGCGCTATAGGTGTAAACTTAGGAAGAAACGTTTGGAAAAATGATTACCCAATTGCAATGATCAAGTCTATAAGAGCAGTAGTTCATGAAAATGCCACTGCAAAAGAAGCAAATGAATTGTTTGAGAGTCTCAAGAAAGAAGAAACAGGGTAG